In one Zobellia galactanivorans genomic region, the following are encoded:
- a CDS encoding DUF4199 domain-containing protein, protein MKQFAQPIRFGIATSGCLIAYFLILSLFDLHTNIFFSLFNGFITGFGIYEAIKYFKLKNPDSFNYGKGFTAGLVTGFVATLVFTIFFAFYSTEINLLFLEQLSTVWFKDYKSFEGIVFFTVAIMGFASTLVLTLSFMQLFKTSRNLKRKLVKHS, encoded by the coding sequence ATGAAACAATTTGCACAACCCATTCGATTCGGAATCGCTACGAGCGGTTGCCTAATTGCTTATTTTTTAATACTCTCTTTGTTTGATTTGCACACCAATATATTCTTTAGTCTGTTTAACGGTTTTATAACCGGTTTCGGAATTTACGAGGCCATTAAGTATTTTAAACTGAAGAATCCCGATAGCTTTAACTACGGGAAAGGCTTTACGGCCGGACTTGTGACCGGTTTTGTGGCTACATTGGTGTTTACCATTTTCTTTGCATTTTACAGTACGGAAATCAACTTGTTGTTTTTAGAACAACTTTCTACGGTGTGGTTTAAAGACTACAAAAGTTTTGAGGGAATCGTATTTTTTACCGTTGCGATAATGGGCTTTGCCTCTACTTTGGTGTTGACACTTTCGTTTATGCAGTTGTTCAAAACAAGCCGTAATCTTAAAAGAAAATTGGTTAAACATAGTTGA
- the rpmA gene encoding 50S ribosomal protein L27, producing the protein MAHKKGVGSSKNGRESESKRLGVKIFGGQAAIAGNIIVRQRGTRHNPGENVYAGKDHTLHARVDGLVKFEKKAGGKSYVSIEPFEA; encoded by the coding sequence ATGGCACACAAAAAAGGTGTAGGTAGTTCTAAAAACGGTAGGGAATCGGAATCGAAACGCTTGGGCGTTAAGATTTTTGGTGGCCAAGCCGCTATTGCCGGAAATATCATCGTTAGACAACGTGGTACAAGACACAATCCAGGTGAGAATGTGTATGCCGGTAAAGACCATACATTGCATGCCCGTGTAGACGGACTAGTAAAGTTTGAAAAGAAAGCTGGTGGAAAATCTTATGTTTCCATAGAGCCGTTCGAGGCTTAA
- the rplU gene encoding 50S ribosomal protein L21: protein MYAIVEMAGQQFKVAKDQKVYVHRLQAEEGKKVTFDNVLLLADGSDITVGAPAIDGAAVEAKVVKHLRGDKVIVFKKKRRKGYQVKNGHRQALTEIVIESIVAKGGKKAAAPKKEEKPAKKEAAPKAAPKKAAKADDLKKIEGIGPKIAETLIAAGVSTFAELAKTDAAKISEIIADVRGNHVTDTWPAQAKLAAEGKWDELKKWQDELDGGKA, encoded by the coding sequence ATGTACGCAATCGTAGAGATGGCAGGGCAGCAATTTAAAGTTGCGAAAGACCAAAAAGTGTATGTTCACCGTTTACAGGCAGAAGAAGGAAAAAAGGTAACTTTTGACAATGTACTTCTTTTAGCTGACGGATCGGACATTACTGTTGGCGCCCCGGCTATAGATGGAGCCGCTGTTGAGGCAAAAGTCGTGAAACACCTAAGAGGTGACAAAGTAATCGTCTTTAAGAAAAAGAGACGTAAAGGGTACCAAGTGAAAAATGGTCACCGTCAAGCTTTGACCGAAATCGTAATCGAGAGTATCGTTGCGAAAGGTGGAAAGAAAGCTGCTGCTCCTAAGAAAGAGGAGAAGCCTGCCAAAAAGGAAGCTGCGCCAAAAGCCGCTCCCAAGAAAGCAGCAAAAGCAGATGATTTGAAAAAAATTGAAGGTATCGGACCGAAAATCGCCGAGACCTTGATTGCAGCCGGTGTTTCTACCTTTGCCGAATTGGCAAAGACTGATGCCGCCAAAATTTCCGAGATCATCGCCGATGTACGTGGTAACCACGTAACCGATACTTGGCCTGCACAAGCTAAATTAGCTGCTGAAGGTAAGTGGGACGAGTTGAAGAAATGGCAAGACGAATTAGACGGTGGTAAGGCCTAA
- a CDS encoding tetratricopeptide repeat protein — MENEVHDTLYVDLVNRLGSIHLGLKNYEAAITHFEKCILEAQIIDAGYIVATAKSNLGTCYEKKGDYAKALVYQNESLKMYLELDDSNGISLVNESIGSIYEDLEDFETAQGYFETALKYHSTLDKGRANILNNLGDVHRKTGALDEGLQFTLESLDVATRVGHTGEQASAHKDLSKTYYLMGEGEKAYEELTAFLELDERNKSLYRSNQASALQVIYDTKEREAKIQQLLHEGEIDRAQKYLLVCAMATFGILGILWLLYVKRKKREGQKIADFEKRILEAELENKRMEEIGLQKEVYLKNAALSRYSLHLAQKNKMLSRLSHTLKNSLGRSNIDLKRKLREVVNEIDFSLSQEHEWDEFLVLFNEIHPDFIKQLHAKVLGPLSPAELRLSILLRLNLSSKEIAAILRLTPDSVRVSRYRLRKKLPIGPKEELSRFLLTF, encoded by the coding sequence TTGGAGAACGAAGTCCACGATACGCTATACGTTGACCTGGTCAATCGTTTGGGCTCAATTCATCTGGGGCTAAAAAATTATGAGGCCGCCATTACCCATTTCGAAAAATGTATTCTAGAAGCGCAGATTATAGATGCGGGATATATTGTCGCTACCGCAAAAAGTAATCTAGGTACCTGTTATGAAAAGAAGGGTGATTACGCCAAGGCTTTAGTCTATCAGAATGAAAGTCTTAAAATGTATTTAGAGTTAGACGATTCCAATGGTATTTCCTTGGTAAATGAGAGTATTGGTAGTATTTATGAAGATTTAGAAGATTTTGAAACGGCCCAGGGTTATTTTGAAACAGCATTAAAATACCATTCCACTCTCGATAAAGGACGGGCCAATATTTTGAACAATTTAGGTGATGTCCATAGAAAAACGGGCGCCCTTGATGAAGGACTGCAATTTACCCTAGAATCTTTAGACGTAGCTACACGTGTTGGTCATACTGGAGAACAGGCAAGTGCGCACAAAGATTTGTCTAAAACCTACTATCTGATGGGGGAAGGGGAAAAGGCATACGAAGAACTTACCGCCTTTTTAGAATTGGACGAGCGAAACAAGTCCTTGTACAGAAGTAATCAAGCCAGTGCCTTACAAGTAATCTACGATACCAAGGAAAGGGAAGCCAAAATACAACAGCTTTTACACGAAGGGGAAATAGATCGCGCCCAAAAGTATCTGTTGGTCTGTGCTATGGCGACCTTCGGTATACTCGGTATACTCTGGTTGTTATATGTTAAACGAAAAAAAAGGGAAGGTCAAAAAATAGCGGATTTTGAAAAGCGTATTCTTGAGGCGGAGCTTGAAAATAAGCGTATGGAAGAAATAGGCTTGCAGAAAGAGGTGTACCTTAAAAATGCCGCACTATCACGGTACAGTTTGCATCTCGCACAAAAGAATAAGATGTTATCAAGACTTTCTCATACCTTGAAAAATAGTCTTGGGCGTTCCAATATAGATTTAAAACGAAAGTTGCGGGAAGTAGTCAATGAAATTGATTTTAGTTTATCTCAAGAACATGAGTGGGACGAGTTCTTGGTTCTTTTCAATGAAATCCATCCAGATTTTATAAAGCAATTGCATGCTAAAGTTTTAGGCCCCCTATCGCCTGCAGAATTACGGTTGTCTATTTTGTTGCGCCTTAATTTATCTTCCAAGGAAATCGCGGCAATCTTACGGCTGACTCCAGACAGTGTACGTGTATCTAGATACCGGCTTCGTAAAAAATTACCTATTGGTCCAAAAGAAGAATTGAGCCGTTTTTTGTTGACTTTTTAG
- a CDS encoding TonB-dependent receptor, whose protein sequence is MNSRKAFKSLVLLLFVACSNMVVSAQLGNVEGTISDENGINVPGANIIISELKKRAISDFDGRFSLVGIPAGNYTLNITYLGYADITQEVVVKERETASVSIFITPKTLELDGVEVTGFGLGSQARALNTQRTNMNITNVVATDQIGKFPDANIGDAVKRIPGITMQVDQGEARNIIVRGLSPQLNSVSLNGSRVPSAEGDNRNVQMDLIPADMIQSIEVSKAVTPDMDADALGGSVNLVTRTSPQGFRLSSTLGSGVNFITDKPIINGSFLLGNRSDNGKFGWMVSASYNDNDFGSDNVEAEWSDEFEYYTGSDDVDGEPILEEVDVNPYTSAFEQREYLVQRVRRSLSANFDYRFDANNSIFLKSIYNWRDDRENRFVLQSEILDGEDIEIGDFTVNQGNLTRFPAEITRETKGGIDNSRNKNRRLEDQRMQNYSLGGNHLWGSLKMDWMTSFAKASEERLNERYIVFENEYAVRNDNSSSRYPLMTAENSADADLSNFEYDEVTEENQFTKEEDFNVFVNFEVPSDFFGNGDGSIKFGGRARMKTKLRDNDFFEYDLEDDFPTLADVAQRDLSDTKFLAGSQYVAGSFADEKWLGALDLVDGESVPDEFLRANFNVDENVFAAYAMTNQKITEKLSVLFGLRLEATKVTAVGNSIIDEEDLVGKITEESSYTNVLPGLHLKYDLSDATILRLAWTNTLARPNYEDLVPSLDVVSGDEEIYLGNPELAATTSMNFDVMAEHYFRSVGILSGGLFYKNIDNFIYLSRSETSDDFYGDDTAGFEIFQPLNGDGARIFGAEIAFQRQLDFLPGFARNFSLYLNYTFISSSAEGIKNEDGEDREGIDLPNTTPNTFNASLGYNDKKFSARMSVNFSDAYIDELGGNEFEDRYYDTQLFLDFNASYKITNSLSVYADLNNISNQPLRYFQGVKGRTQQIEFYGRRLTFGLKYDLFKR, encoded by the coding sequence ATGAATTCGAGAAAAGCATTTAAAAGTCTAGTGCTATTACTATTTGTTGCCTGCTCAAATATGGTTGTTTCGGCTCAGTTAGGAAATGTAGAGGGGACAATTTCAGATGAAAACGGTATTAATGTACCTGGGGCCAATATTATTATTTCTGAACTAAAAAAAAGGGCTATTTCAGATTTTGACGGTCGTTTTTCACTTGTTGGTATTCCTGCTGGTAACTACACCTTGAACATTACTTATTTAGGGTATGCTGATATTACCCAAGAAGTAGTGGTCAAAGAAAGGGAAACGGCATCGGTATCTATTTTTATTACACCTAAGACCTTAGAATTGGATGGAGTGGAGGTTACTGGTTTCGGGTTGGGTAGCCAAGCTAGGGCGTTGAATACACAGAGAACCAATATGAATATTACCAATGTGGTAGCAACCGATCAAATCGGGAAGTTTCCCGATGCAAATATTGGTGATGCCGTAAAGCGTATCCCCGGTATTACCATGCAGGTAGATCAAGGGGAGGCTAGAAATATTATTGTTCGCGGACTTTCACCGCAGTTAAATTCCGTTTCGCTTAATGGGAGTCGTGTGCCATCGGCCGAAGGCGATAATAGAAATGTGCAGATGGACTTGATTCCTGCCGATATGATACAAAGTATTGAAGTGAGTAAAGCGGTCACTCCCGATATGGATGCAGATGCCTTGGGAGGTTCCGTAAACTTGGTTACTAGAACGTCGCCGCAAGGTTTTCGGCTTTCTTCGACCTTAGGCTCAGGCGTGAACTTTATAACGGATAAGCCAATTATTAATGGGTCTTTCCTGTTGGGCAATAGAAGTGATAATGGCAAATTTGGGTGGATGGTCAGTGCTTCGTATAATGATAATGATTTTGGTTCCGATAATGTCGAGGCAGAATGGTCGGATGAATTTGAATATTATACGGGTTCAGATGATGTTGACGGTGAACCTATTTTAGAAGAGGTTGATGTGAATCCGTATACAAGTGCCTTTGAGCAACGTGAATACTTGGTGCAGCGGGTGAGGCGTAGTCTTTCGGCCAATTTTGATTATAGGTTCGATGCCAATAACTCCATCTTTCTTAAATCGATATACAATTGGCGTGACGACCGCGAGAATCGATTTGTACTGCAGAGTGAAATACTGGATGGCGAAGATATAGAAATAGGTGATTTTACGGTAAATCAAGGCAATTTGACACGGTTCCCCGCTGAAATTACCAGAGAGACAAAAGGCGGAATTGATAATAGCCGTAACAAGAACAGACGCCTAGAAGACCAACGAATGCAAAACTACAGTCTTGGAGGTAACCATTTATGGGGAAGTTTAAAAATGGATTGGATGACCTCCTTTGCAAAGGCTTCCGAAGAGAGGCTAAATGAACGGTATATTGTATTTGAAAATGAATATGCCGTACGAAACGACAATAGTAGTTCTAGATACCCTTTAATGACTGCAGAAAACAGTGCCGATGCAGATTTGTCGAATTTTGAATATGACGAGGTGACCGAAGAAAATCAATTCACTAAAGAAGAAGATTTTAATGTTTTTGTAAACTTTGAAGTCCCTTCCGATTTTTTTGGAAACGGAGATGGGAGTATAAAATTCGGCGGAAGGGCAAGAATGAAAACCAAATTAAGGGATAATGATTTTTTTGAATATGACCTGGAAGATGATTTTCCCACATTGGCAGATGTTGCCCAAAGAGACCTTTCCGACACCAAATTTCTGGCCGGTAGCCAATATGTAGCTGGGTCTTTTGCTGATGAAAAATGGCTTGGAGCATTGGATTTGGTAGATGGGGAGTCCGTTCCGGACGAATTTTTGAGAGCTAATTTCAATGTAGATGAAAATGTTTTCGCGGCCTATGCCATGACCAATCAAAAGATTACTGAAAAACTAAGTGTTCTGTTTGGGCTTAGGTTGGAGGCGACTAAAGTCACCGCGGTCGGTAACAGTATCATTGATGAAGAGGATTTAGTAGGAAAAATAACAGAGGAGAGTTCGTATACTAACGTCTTGCCGGGCTTGCATCTCAAGTATGACCTTAGTGATGCAACTATTCTGCGCCTTGCATGGACAAATACCTTGGCTAGACCCAACTATGAAGATTTGGTGCCTTCTTTGGATGTTGTTTCAGGCGATGAGGAAATTTATTTAGGTAATCCGGAATTGGCGGCGACCACATCGATGAATTTTGATGTTATGGCCGAACATTATTTTAGGAGTGTGGGTATTCTTTCCGGGGGACTTTTTTATAAGAACATCGATAACTTTATATACTTGTCCAGAAGTGAGACTAGTGATGATTTTTACGGAGATGATACAGCGGGTTTTGAAATTTTTCAACCCTTAAATGGAGATGGTGCCCGAATTTTTGGAGCGGAGATTGCTTTTCAAAGGCAGCTTGATTTTCTGCCAGGTTTCGCACGAAACTTTAGCTTATACTTAAATTACACTTTCATTTCTTCTTCTGCAGAAGGTATTAAGAACGAAGATGGAGAGGATCGAGAAGGTATAGATTTGCCCAATACCACTCCAAATACCTTTAATGCTTCTTTGGGGTATAACGATAAAAAATTCTCGGCTCGTATGTCCGTTAATTTTTCAGATGCATATATAGATGAGCTTGGGGGCAACGAATTTGAAGACAGGTATTACGACACACAGCTTTTCTTAGATTTTAATGCTAGTTATAAGATTACCAATAGCCTAAGTGTGTATGCAGACCTAAATAATATAAGCAACCAGCCGTTGCGTTATTTTCAAGGTGTTAAAGGCCGCACGCAACAGATTGAGTTCTATGGAAGACGATTGACATTTGGTCTTAAATATGATCTCTTTAAAAGGTAG